A genomic window from Pyricularia oryzae 70-15 chromosome 7, whole genome shotgun sequence includes:
- a CDS encoding myosin type II heavy chain gives MSGSLRNNPFMRGASPSQSSSSPAGTPKSRPKSTAFPPASLPFSNASTATGALAHPTRTQSHTTNVLIPRHTREGSRGAASSSTFAPSFIKSEEMRRSDTVRGIEGENDFSGKRYVWLKDPQTAFVKGWVVEELGAGRILVQCDDGTQREVDSESVDKVNPAKFDKAEDMAELTHLNEASVVHNLHMRYQSDLIYTYSGLFLVTVNPYCPLPIYSNEYVNMYKGRSREDTKPHIFAMADHAFRNLVDEGENQSILVTGESGAGKTENTKKVIQYLAAVAHSESPVKAKGQSQHSNLSAQILRANPILEAFGNAQTVRNNNSSRFGKFIRIEFSKNGSIAGAFIDWYLLEKSRVVRINSNERNYHVFYQLLKGADRRMKEDFLIDGMDTEDFAYTRDGNDTISGVSDREEWETLMEAFHVMGFNGQDQAAILRTIAAVLHLGNINLVKESRAADQARLAPDAKSFAEKVCRLLGIPLEPFLQGLLHPKVKAGREWVEKVQTPEQVRLGIDALSKGIYERAFGDLVTRINRQLDRTGMGMDDSRFIGVLDIAGFEIFEENSFEQLCINYTNEKLQQFFNHHMFVLEQEEYAREQIEWQFIDFGRDLQPTIDLIELPNPIGIFSCLDEDSVMPKATDITFTEKLHSLWDKKSNKYRPSRLKHGFILTHYAAEVEYSTDGWLEKNKDPLNDNVTRLLAASTENHVANLFADCAEQDDEYGGVRSRVKKGLFRTVAQRHKEQLSSLMAQLHSTHPHFVRCILPNHKKKPKMFNNLLVLDQLRCNGVLEGIRIARTGFPNRLSFSEFRQRYEVLCRDMPKGYLEGQAAASIILDKLGLDRGLFRVGLTKVFFRAGVLAELEEQRDALITEIMSRFQSVARGFMQRRIAYKRLYRAEATRVIQRNLNVYLNLCDDPWWQLLIRMKPLLGATRTATEVKRRDELIRQLHDKMKQEEMDRQRLEEERRTTHTEMMRIQQTLESERALALDKEEIFKRLQLREVELEEKLSGAIEDQERLEDQLDSLLDAKKLAEEQVEKYRTQLEQAASLIGKLEEEKTDLGDRLSSLEKEMKEMSQRQSQRSAEEEALQDEIKMLQSQLSLKDRKARDLEGKLLKIDQDAEVKLVAAQKELQTFKSREQRLIAENRDAQQQLSKLSKTSTDYEDLVRKKESELALLRSDNKKYETEHRSFEEQKKTLAAEKEKAATRLREVQAEISALKSQQSQLQREADDAKKLLQARLSEDAQADQNRQVLEGQIKDLKDELYKTQMDLSRERQSRDDVLLLGEHEYQKLQEEYERLNESKITIEKELYAQQDTLRRTMEARATAEKERDEARDEIRKLRVAKVQAEEARREAENAGERAALKIARERETSLRKDLDAAQERLKWFEDECAKLNHQVEDLNKLILSSGEFGLKNDQEKERMQRELTTVKGRLMASENDNRALLNKLQQKGLEIARSTSRASEASRGQVTALSREKARVEEQNVKLNKQLGDAQLTIAALEKKAEKLQLNLEDLNLEVSRETKASRNAEKTSSNFTAQLAEANRTIESERQLKTQAQTTVRTLQTTLDSRDKELVELRAQMLSILKTVDPDALPAIAPDNTKNEMFIAKNYDLARKVEELQQSLRVQTAARQTAENQVAELRAQKHDSPRPRLEEINPNEAPFNVSPTQRKSKINGRHYSTASTPPRRFNGADGDHSHDSVRSDRTADVLSFNNRQDLKTEVEELQNQLQLSEMKNRHLESQLERATPGPDATYGEESPSARRRAQKLEQANSRLQDMLDDSSKKVSALEKTVRTGELSLRDIQTRSHEEILDLLNSQEESRRSLLLSHRDAVAELTDIKEHFDKMRHDRAKVEVDLRDARSELQDISLARDQEAASRSQLLQEFADLQIRLDAETSKLADVTANLHLYKSRADEYFSKLEQAEIAVLKANRAEQFARSQAREAEDTCAEVMSERQRMDAAVEDLQRQNQRLEEKLEDLSTDLEAATQAKRRLQHELEDYRAQRANDIEDKESSMEQTRKKYQAEFATLTKELDLAREERLFKQAEVVRLREELDELRSKWDDEVLNSSTWSKEKTRLEATLADVVASRDEAVGAHNEAQGKIVNLLSQVRTLRANVDEASAERDALLREKRGLESRLQEAKAGLEELSKAGESPSLRNAAGMDKEILELKSSLAHHEDVASAAVEKMRRAEALVAEVQKDMAAERDNAAKLQKEKTALEKALSEEKVKLVNLETKVYPSAGQVKFLNTRIEELEKQLQAQEEQHNKSQRSVRNVDRTVKDLQSQIERKDKQNGQLQDDLTRMRDKADKLLKTIDELQAADSTAQLNARRAERELREEKEKTMQLERELESWKASAPRPGSSSISGYGSLRRGPNGTINSRSGFGSLEGVDEFGGVEIPKRKSSISRAPSLTKGFL, from the exons ATGTCGGGCTCATTACGAAATAATCCTTTCATGAGGGGTGCGTCGCCATCACAATCCTCATCATCGCCGGCTGGCACCCCCAAAAGCAGGCCGAAGTCTACCGCATTTCCGCCGGCTTCGCTCCCATTCTCGAACGCTTCCACAGCCACGGGCGCATTAGCTCACCCTACCCGAACACAATCACACACAACAAATGTCTTGATACCACGGCATACGCGCGAAGGGTCGCGCGGAGCAGCATCTTCCAGCACCTTTGCGCCCTCCTTCATCAAGTCGGAGGAGATGAGGCGTTCGGATACTGTCAGGGGCATCGAGGGCGAGAACGACTTTTCTGGCAAGCGATACGTGTGGCTTAAGGATCCGCAGACCGCTTTTGTCAAGGGATGGGTTGTCGAGGAGCTGGGAGCTGGCAGGATACTGGTCCAATGCGACGATGGCACC CAACGCGAAGTCGACTCCGAAAGCGTCGACAAGGTCAACCCGGCCAAGTTCGACAAGGCCGAGGACATGGCCGAGCTAACGCATTTGAACGAGGCATCCGTCGTGCACAATTTGCATATGCGATACCAGTCAGACCTCATCTACACGTACTCGGGACTCTTCTTGGTGACAGTCAACCCTTACTGCCCGCTGCCCATCTATTCAAACGAATATGTCAACATGTACAAGGGTCGTAGTCGTGAGGATACCAAGCCTCACATTTTCGCCATGGCCGATCATGCCTTCCGGAACCTGGTCGACGAGGGCGAGAACCAAAGCATCCTGGTTACTGGAGAGTCTGGAGCTGGAAAGACAGAAAACACCAAGAAGGTCATTCAGTACCTGGCCGCCGTTGCTCACTCCGAATCGCCCGTCAAGGCAAAGGGTCAGTCTCAGCACTCGAACCTGTCTGCCCAGATCCTGCGTGCCAACCCTATCCTTGAGGCTTTCGGAAACGCCCAGACGGTTCGCAATAACAACTCTTCCCGATTCGGAAAGTTTATTCGTATCGAATTTAGCAAGAACGGGTCCATTGCCGGCGCATTCATTGACTGGTACTTGCTTGAAAAATCCCGAGTTGTGCGCATCAACAGCAACGAGCGCAACTACCACGTCTTTTACCAGCTGCTCAAGGGTGCTGACCGGAGGATGAAGGAGGACTTCCTGATCGACGGAATGGACACGGAGGATTTTGCCTATACACGTGATGGCAATGACACCATCTCGGGTGTGTCAGATCGCGAAGAATGGGAGACTCTCATGGAGGCTTTTCATGTTATGGGTTTCAACGGACAGGATCAGGCTGCCATTCTACGCACAATCGCCGCGGTTTTGCACTTGGGCAACATCAATCTCGTAAAGGAGAGCCGAGCTGCGGACCAGGCAAGGCTGGCCCCTGATGCTAAATCCTTTGCCGAAAAGGTCTGCCGGTTGCTGGGTATACCTCTGGAGCCTTTCTTGCAAGGCCTTCTACACCCAAAGGTCAAGGCAGGTCGAGAATGGGTCGAAAAGGTGCAAACTCCCGAACAGGTCCGACTAGGAATCGACGCCCTATCCAAGGGTATATACGAACGCGCATTCGGTGATCTCGTCACCCGAATCAACCGACAGCTGGATCGAACGGGCATGGGGATGGATGACTCTCGCTTCATTGGCGTGCTGGATATCGCTGGTTTTGAGATTTTTGAGGAAAACAGCTTTGAGCAGCTTTGCATCAACTACACGAACGAAAAGCTCCAGCAGTTCTTCAACCACCACATGTTCGTCCTCGAGCAGGAGGAGTACGCCAGGGAGCAAATAGAGTGGCAGTTTATCGACTTCGGGCGTGATCTGCAGCCTACAATCGACCTCATCGAACTTCCAAACCCTATAGGTATCTTCTCATGCCTCGACGAGGACAGCGTTATGCCAAAGGCAACAGACATCACGTTCACAGAGAAGCTACACTCGCTCTGGGACAAAAAGTCAAACAAGTATCGACCATCGAGGTTAAAGCATGGGTTTATTCTCACCCACTACGCCGCGGAGGTCGAGTACTCCACCGACGGCTGGCTGGAGAAGAACAAGGACCCCCTTAATGACAACGTAACAAGGCTTTTGGCAGCGTCTACTGAGAATCATGTTGCGAATCTGTTCGCAGACTGCGCCGAGCAGGATGACGAGTATGGCGGCGTTCGCAGTCGCGTCAAGAAGGGTCTCTTCAGAACTGTGGCTCAAAGGCACAAGGAGCAACTGTCAAGCCTTATGGCGCAGCTTCACTCCACGCACCCACACTTTGTACGATGTATCCTTCCCAACCACAAAAAGAAGCCGAAGATGTTCAACAATCTGTTGGTTCTCGACCAACTCCGCTGCAACGGTGTACTCGAGGGTATCCGTATTGCACGGACTGGGTTTCCCAATCGCTTGTCTTTCTCAGAGTTCCGCCAACGATACGAAGTTCTCTGCAGAGACATGCCCAAGGGCTATCTCGAGGGGCAGGCGGCAGCATCCATCATACTCGACAAGTTGGGACTCGACAGGGGACTTTTCCGCGTTGGTCTTACGAAGGTATTTTTCCGGGCCGGTGTGCTTGCAGAGCTTGAAGAGCAGCGTGACGCTCTCATCACCGAGATCATGTCTAGGTTCCAGTCTGTGGCTCGAGGTTTTATGCAGCGAAGGATTGCCTACAAGAGACTTTACAGAGCCGAGGCTACCCGCGTTATTCAGCGGAACTTGAATGTATATCTCAACTTGTGTGATGACCCATGGTGGCAGCTGCTTATCCGCATGAAACCACTGCTGGGAGCAACACGAACGGCTACAGAAGTCAAGCGACGCGACGAGCTCATCCGCCAGCTTCACGACAAGATGAAGCAGGAGGAGATGGACAGGCAAAGGCTTGAGGAGGAGCGTCGCACTACGCATACAGAAATGATGCGCATCCAGCAGACCCTGGAGAGCGAGCGAGCATTGGCGCTTGACAAGGAAGAGATTTTCAAGCGGCTGCAGCTCCGTGAGGTTGAGCTCGAGGAGAAGCTTTCTGGCGCTATTGAAGATCAGGAGCGTCTCGAGGACCAGCTGGACAGCCTACTCGATGCCAAGAAGCTTGCCGAAGAACAGGTCGAAAAGTACCGGACACAACTAGAGCAGGCAGCTTCTCTGATAGGCAAACTTGAGGAAGAAAAGACAGATCTTGGCGATCGGCTGTCATCTCTAGAGAAGGAGATGAAGGAGATGTCTCAGCGCCAGTCGCAACGAAGCGCTGAGGAGGAGGCTCTGCAGGACGAGATCAAGATGTTGCAGAGCCAGCTCTCTCTCAAGGATCGCAAAGCTCGCGACCTCGAGGGCAAGCTGTTGAAAATTGACCAGGATGCTGAGGTCAAGCTTGTGGCTGCCCAGAAGGAGCTCCAGACATTTAAGAGCCGGGAGCAACGTCTCATTGCCGAAAATCGGGACGCACAGCAGCAGCTTTCGAAGCTTTCCAAGACCTCAACTGACTATGAGGATCTCGTCCGCAAGAAGGAGAGCGAGCTTGCTCTCCTGCGCAGTGACAACAAAAAGTACGAGACGGAACACCGGTCCTTCGAGGAGCAAAAGAAGACGCTGGCagctgaaaaagaaaaggcggCCACTCGTCTCCGCGAAGTTCAGGCCGAGATCTCAGCCCTCAAGTCACAACAGTCGCAGCTTCAGCGTGAGGCCGACGATGCCAAGAAATTGCTTCAGGCGCGTCTTTCTGAGGATGCCCAAGCGGACCAGAACCGCCAGGTGCTCGAAGGCCAAATCAAGGACCTCAAGGACGAGCTTTACAAGACGCAGATGGACCTGAGCCGCGAGCGTCAGTCTCGCGACGATGTGCTTCTCTTGGGCGAGCATgaataccaaaagctgcaggaGGAGTACGAACGTCTCAACGAGTCCAAGATCACCATCGAGAAGGAGCTGTACGCACAGCAAGATACCCTGCGTCGTACCATGGAAGCGCGGGCGACAGCCGAGAAAGAGCGTGACGAGGCTCGGGATGAGATCAGGAAACTGCGCGTCGCCAAGGtccaggccgaggaggctcGTCGTGAGGCTGAGAATGCTGGCGAGCGTGCGGCTCTCAAGATTGCCAGGGAACGTGAGACAAGCCTCAGGAAGGACTTGGACGCGGCTCAAGAACGGCTCAAGTGGTTCGAGGACGAGTGTGCCAAACTCAATCACCAGGTTGAGGATCTGAACAAGCTGATCTTGTCTTCTGGCGAGTTCGGTCTGAAGAATGATCAGGAGAAGGAGCGTATGCAACGGGAGTTGACTACTGTCAAAGGTCGACTTATGGCGTCAGAAAATGACAATCGTGCTCTTCTCAACAAGCTGCAGCAAAAAGGCCTGGAGATTGCGCGATCGACTTCAAGGGCCAGCGAGGCATCTCGTGGCCAAGTCACGGCGTTGTCGAGGGAGAAGGCCAGAGTGGAGGAGCAGAATGTCAAGCTCAACAAGCAGCTCGGCGATGCTCAGCTTACCATCGCCGCTCTAGAAAAGAAGGCCGAGAAGCTCCAGCTGAACCTGGAAGACCTCAACCTTGAAGTCTCCCGTGAGACAAAGGCTAGCCGCAACGCTGAAAAGACGTCTTCAAACTTTACCGCCCAGCTGGCAGAAGCAAACCGCACCATTGAGTCAGAGCGTCAGTTAAAGACCCAGGCGCAGACGACTGTCCGCACTCTGCAAACGACGCTCGACTCTAGAGACAAAGAACTTGTGGAGCTACGGGCGCAGATGTTGAGCATTCTCAAGACTGTCGACCCGGATGCCTTGCCGGCTATTGCCCCAGACAATACCAAGAACGAGATGTTCATAGCCAAGAACTACGATCTCGCCCGCAAGGTTGAGGAGCTGCAGCAGAGCCTTCGTGTCCAGACAGCTGCTCGTCAAACTGCCGAGAACCAGGTTGCAGAGCTCAGAGCTCAAAAGCACGACTCGCCACGGCCGCGTCTCGAAGAGATCAACCCTAACGAGGCTCCGTTCAATGTTTCACCGACGCAGAGAAAGTCCAAGATTAATGGTCGCCACTACTCGACTGCTTCGACACCGCCGCGTCGCTTCAATGGCGCAGATGGTGACCACTCGCACGACTCTGTGCGCTCTGACCGCACTGCCGACGTTCTGAGCTTCAACAACCGCCAGGATCTCAAGACTGAAGTTGAGGAGCTACAGAACCAACTCCAGCTGTCCGAGATGAAGAATCGTCACCTCGAAAGCCAACTGGAACGGGCAACTCCAGGACCCGATGCCACCTACGGCGAGGAAAGCCCAAGCGCGCGTCGTCGGGCGCAAAAGCTTGAACAGGCCAACAGTCGACTCCAGGATATGCTAGACGACTCCTCTAAGAAGGTTTCGGCGCTGGAAAAGACTGTTCGCACGGGAGAGCTTTCGCTGCGGGACATTCAGACAAGGTCGCATGAGGAGATTCTCGATCTGCTTAACAGTCAGGAGGAGTCACGGCGGTCGCTGCTGCTTAGTCATAGGGACGCTGTGGCTGAGCTCACTGATATCAAGGAGCACTTTGACAAGATGCGACATGATCGGGCCAAGGTCGAAGTCGACCTCCGCGACGCCAGGTCAGAATTGCAAGACATTTCACTGGCGCGAGACCAAGAGGCCGCCAGCCGTAGCCAACTGCTGCAGGAGTTTGCCGACCTCCAGATCAGGCTTGATGCTGAGACTTCCAAGCTCGCCGACGTGACAGCCAACCTACATCTGTACAAGAGTCGGGCAGACGAATACTTTAGCAAGCTAGAACAGGCCGAGATTGCCGTGCTCAAGGCCAACCGTGCCGAGCAATTTGCCCGCAGCCAGGCTCGTGAAGCGGAGGACACGTGTGCCGAGGTCATGTCAGAGCGCCAGCGTATGGATGCGGCGGTCGAGGACCTCCAGCGGCAAAACCAACGGCTAGAGGAGAAACTCGAGGACTTGTCGACAGATCTCGAGGCGGCGACACAGGCTAAGCGACGCCTACAACACGAACTCGAGGACTACCGCGCACAGCGGGCCAACGACATCGAAGACAAGGAGTCGAGCATGGAGCAAACGCGCAAAAAGTACCAGGCAGAATTCGCCACGCTCACCAAGGAGCTGGACCTGGCTCGCGAGGAGCGTCTGTTCAAACAAGCCGAGGTGGTGCGGCTGCGCGAGGAGTTGGACGAACTCCGGTCCAAGTGGGACGACGAGGTTCTCAACAGCTCGACGTGGTCCAAAGAGAAGACAAGGCTCGAGGCAACGCTTGCAGATGTCGTGGCCAGCCGCGACGAGGCTGTTGGTGCGCACAACGAGGCCCAGGGCAAGATTGTCAACCTCCTCTCGCAGGTGCGCACACTGCGGGCCAACGTCGACGAGGCGTCGGCCGAACGCGACGCGCTTCTGCGCGAGAAGCGTGGCCTCGAGTCTCGACTCCAGGAAGCCAAGGCTGGGCTGGAGGAGCTGTCCAAAGCAGGCGAGAGCCCCAGCCTGCGCAACGCGGCAGGCATGGACAAGGAGATTCTCGAGCTCAAGTCGAGCCTGGCGCACCACGAGGACGTGGCCTCTGCAGCGGTGGAGAAGATGCGGAGGGCCGAAGCACTCGTGGCCGAAGTGCAAAAGGACATGGCGGCCGAGCGGGACAACGCAGCCAAGTTGCAAAAGGAGAAGACAGCCCTCGAGAAGGCGCTGTCGGAGGAGAAGGTCAAACTGGTCAACCTCGAGACCAAGGTTTACCCGAGTGCTGGGCAGGTCAAGTTCTTGAACACGAGAATCGAAGAG CTCGAAAAACAACTACAGGCTCAAGAAGAGCAGCACAACAAGTCCCAGAGGTCGGTGCGTAACGTGGACCGGACGGTCAAGGACCTGCAGTCGCAAATCGAGCGCAAAGACAAGCAAAACGGGCAGCTACAAGACGACCTAACGCGGATGCGCGACAAGGCCGACAAGCTGCTCAAGACGATTGACGAGCTGCAGGCGGCCGACTCGACGGCTCAGCTCAACGCCAGGCGGGCGGAGCGCGAGCTGCGCGAGGAAAAGGAGAAGACCATGCAGCTAGAGCGCGAGCTTGAGAGCTGGAAGGCCTCGGCGCCGAGGCCCGGAAGCAGCAGCATCTCGGGCTACGGcagcctgaggagggggccCAACGGGACTATCAACTCCAGGAGTGGGTTTGGGAGTCTAGAGGGGGTGGATGAGTTTGGGGGAGTGGAGATTCCGAAGCGGAAGAGCAGCATTAGTAGGGCTCCTAGTCTGACCAAGGGGTTCTTGTAG